A region from the Halobacillus mangrovi genome encodes:
- the pdaA gene encoding delta-lactam-biosynthetic de-N-acetylase, whose protein sequence is MKKAMIVFIIMALLSVISPTVMHAEGWGYKKSNNGDTPDVGRYGPMLEKQDGFYVDDSGDKVVYLTFDNGYEQGYTGQVLDVLKEKNVPATFFVTGHYIESAPDLLKRMVDEGHVIGNHSWSHPDFTQVSKQKMKKELDRVHNSVKKITGQETMTFVRPPRGTFNEQTLKWAKEFGYTHAFWSVAFKDWETNNQKGWEYAYRSVIDQVHPGAVILLHSVSQDNAEALDQLIDELRKRGYHFGSLNDLMVKKLLPYPIWSL, encoded by the coding sequence ATGAAAAAAGCAATGATCGTCTTCATTATCATGGCTTTGCTAAGCGTGATATCACCTACAGTAATGCATGCAGAAGGATGGGGCTATAAGAAGAGCAATAACGGAGACACTCCTGATGTCGGGCGATATGGACCAATGTTAGAAAAACAGGACGGTTTTTATGTAGATGACTCAGGTGATAAAGTCGTTTATTTAACATTTGATAATGGGTATGAACAAGGATACACTGGGCAGGTGCTTGATGTCTTAAAGGAAAAAAATGTTCCCGCGACTTTTTTTGTCACCGGACATTATATTGAAAGTGCTCCTGACTTACTAAAGCGAATGGTAGATGAAGGACACGTAATTGGAAATCATTCTTGGAGCCATCCTGATTTCACACAAGTTTCAAAACAAAAAATGAAAAAAGAATTAGATCGCGTTCACAATTCGGTTAAGAAAATAACGGGTCAAGAAACGATGACCTTTGTCCGTCCTCCACGAGGAACATTCAACGAGCAGACATTAAAATGGGCGAAAGAGTTCGGGTATACCCATGCTTTTTGGTCGGTTGCATTTAAGGACTGGGAGACCAACAATCAAAAGGGCTGGGAATATGCCTACCGCAGTGTAATTGATCAAGTCCATCCTGGAGCAGTTATTCTTCTTCATTCGGTTTCACAGGACAACGCAGAGGCTTTAGATCAATTGATTGATGAGCTAAGAAAAAGAGGCTATCATTTTGGAAGCCTGAATGATTTAATGGTAAAAAAACTTCTCCCCTATCCAATATGGAGTCTCTAA
- a CDS encoding DUF5694 domain-containing protein: MSKAVIMLMGTFHMAMDPNKINEHQEQIQSIVHRLKEFKPTKIAVEKSFLIEEELDRKYSEFLNGNLVPAYDEVEQFAFRLASHFDHPKVYPVDEIVDMSSPSLEQVFEWTKEHQRDLFQEIMRVQRNLQTFVNDTDVYSTLQYLNDPQYSRELQRVYMKLSRVGDRQHQIGVSWLTQWHKRDLAMAANIARLANSEDRVLVLVGGDHLHLLERFLKDSGDFELQSVLPFVQKT, translated from the coding sequence ATGAGCAAGGCTGTCATTATGCTGATGGGAACTTTCCATATGGCTATGGACCCTAATAAAATTAATGAACATCAGGAACAAATCCAGAGCATAGTCCACCGTTTAAAAGAATTCAAACCGACAAAGATCGCTGTAGAGAAATCATTCCTAATTGAAGAGGAGCTTGATCGGAAATATAGTGAGTTTCTAAACGGGAATTTAGTGCCCGCTTATGATGAAGTAGAGCAATTCGCTTTTCGATTAGCTTCTCACTTCGACCATCCTAAGGTTTATCCTGTCGATGAGATTGTCGATATGTCCTCCCCTTCTCTTGAGCAAGTGTTTGAATGGACAAAAGAACACCAGCGAGATCTTTTTCAAGAAATTATGAGAGTGCAGAGAAATCTTCAGACTTTTGTAAACGACACAGATGTGTACAGCACTCTGCAGTACTTGAACGATCCCCAGTACAGTAGGGAATTGCAAAGAGTTTATATGAAGCTCAGCCGGGTCGGTGACCGCCAGCACCAGATCGGAGTTAGCTGGCTCACCCAATGGCACAAAAGGGATTTGGCAATGGCTGCAAATATTGCTAGACTGGCTAATTCTGAAGATCGGGTTCTCGTATTAGTTGGAGGCGATCACCTTCATCTTCTTGAACGTTTTTTGAAAGACAGTGGGGACTTTGAACTTCAGTCCGTGCTTCCGTTTGTGCAAAAAACATAA
- the mbcS gene encoding acyl-CoA synthetase MbcS, translating into MNREELIAPEKYNVMSEVEKYIGDGNRKALLWMNEAGEQAEVTYDELISEANKIGNAFLDSGLQKGDKVLVMIPRLIKAYQVYIAALKAGLVVIPSSEMLRTKDLQYRINHGEVSAVVSYHPFTDQFEGVKELERLQTYSVGGAKEGWKDLDALMDDYDDRLELADTSREDMAFLSYTSGTTGNPKGVVHTHGWGFAHLKTAADKWLAIQDGDTVWATAGPGWQKWIWSPFLSVLGTGAKGLVYQGKFDPKKYLSLMDEHDVNVLCCTPTEYRLMAKVDNLEEYKLSGLHSAVSAGEPLNREVIDTFRNHFNVTVRDGYGQTENTLLVGIMKDMEVRPGSMGRPTPGNQVDIIDEMGAPVEPGEVGDIAVHLDTPALFKEYYKDPERTKMAQRGNYYVTGDQATKDEDGYFWFEGRSDDIIISSGYTIGPFEVEDALVKHSAVQECAVVASPDEVRGNIVKAFIVLQQGYQESEELVKELQNHVKELTAPYKYPRKIEFITELPKTTSGKIRRVELRKQEKATK; encoded by the coding sequence ATGAATCGAGAAGAATTGATTGCTCCCGAAAAGTATAATGTGATGTCTGAAGTAGAAAAGTACATCGGAGATGGGAATCGTAAAGCCTTGTTATGGATGAACGAAGCAGGTGAACAAGCAGAAGTTACATATGATGAGTTGATTAGTGAAGCGAATAAAATTGGAAACGCTTTCCTCGATAGCGGACTTCAAAAAGGCGATAAAGTGCTTGTCATGATCCCTCGTCTAATTAAAGCTTATCAAGTATATATTGCTGCGCTGAAAGCAGGTTTAGTCGTCATCCCTAGTTCTGAAATGCTGAGAACAAAGGATTTGCAGTATCGTATAAACCATGGTGAAGTGAGTGCAGTAGTAAGCTATCATCCTTTTACGGACCAGTTTGAAGGGGTTAAAGAGCTTGAAAGATTGCAAACCTATTCCGTAGGCGGTGCTAAAGAAGGCTGGAAGGACCTTGATGCACTAATGGATGACTATGATGATCGATTAGAGCTAGCGGACACTTCTAGAGAAGACATGGCGTTCTTATCCTACACTTCTGGAACAACAGGGAATCCAAAAGGGGTCGTCCATACCCACGGGTGGGGTTTCGCCCACTTGAAAACTGCGGCAGATAAATGGCTCGCAATCCAGGATGGAGACACTGTATGGGCTACGGCAGGACCGGGCTGGCAGAAGTGGATTTGGAGTCCTTTCCTATCGGTATTAGGCACAGGTGCCAAAGGTCTTGTTTATCAAGGTAAATTTGATCCTAAGAAATATTTGAGTCTTATGGACGAACACGATGTAAATGTGCTCTGCTGCACACCTACGGAATATCGTTTGATGGCCAAAGTTGATAATCTGGAGGAATACAAACTTTCTGGTCTTCATAGTGCTGTATCTGCAGGAGAACCATTGAACAGAGAAGTCATTGACACTTTCAGAAATCACTTCAATGTGACAGTTAGAGACGGGTATGGACAAACAGAAAATACATTGCTCGTCGGAATTATGAAAGATATGGAGGTTCGTCCTGGTTCAATGGGACGTCCAACTCCGGGCAATCAAGTAGACATTATTGATGAGATGGGAGCTCCAGTGGAACCGGGAGAAGTAGGAGATATCGCTGTTCACTTGGACACTCCAGCATTATTTAAAGAGTACTATAAAGATCCAGAACGAACGAAGATGGCCCAGCGTGGAAATTATTATGTCACAGGAGATCAAGCAACGAAAGATGAAGATGGTTATTTCTGGTTTGAGGGAAGAAGTGATGATATTATCATCAGTTCCGGCTACACCATCGGTCCATTCGAGGTTGAAGATGCTTTAGTTAAGCACTCCGCGGTCCAAGAATGTGCCGTAGTAGCGAGCCCGGATGAAGTCAGAGGAAATATCGTCAAAGCTTTTATCGTACTTCAGCAAGGCTATCAAGAGAGTGAAGAACTTGTAAAAGAATTGCAAAATCATGTAAAAGAGCTGACTGCTCCGTATAAATATCCTAGAAAGATTGAATTCATTACCGAACTGCCTAAAACAACATCAGGTAAGATTCGCAGAGTTGAACTCCGTAAACAAGAAAAAGCGACTAAATAA
- a CDS encoding LLM class oxidoreductase: MLRENHLSFGLTIPIENYDNETPTMKHQVERAQLAEELGFHALWLQDVVLEDPTFEDPATGQIFDSLIYLTYLASHTSKIQLGTAALVMPLRHPLRTAKELASIERLFPERILLGISSGDRRKDFEGLGIPIMERSEWFRKAFDYFKHALYSEYPEVESDFGKLHKSNLVPKPTSRIPTFMTGYCQQTLDWVAEHGDGWMFYPQRPEQQEKTIREYREKVKKYHGNVFRPFFMPLPLEVTENPDQEAEKIPAGYRIGRKPLINLLENYRSIGVNHIMLGLSKNKRPVTEIMQELGEEVLPHFSF; this comes from the coding sequence ATGCTTAGAGAAAACCATCTTTCCTTCGGTCTCACTATACCGATCGAAAATTACGATAACGAGACACCAACGATGAAACATCAGGTTGAACGTGCTCAGTTAGCTGAAGAGCTAGGATTTCATGCTTTATGGCTGCAGGATGTGGTTTTAGAAGACCCTACTTTTGAAGATCCAGCAACAGGGCAGATTTTTGATAGTTTGATTTACTTAACATATTTGGCTTCTCATACATCGAAGATCCAGTTGGGCACGGCAGCCCTTGTCATGCCTTTACGTCATCCATTACGTACAGCCAAAGAACTGGCAAGTATCGAGCGCCTTTTTCCTGAGCGGATTTTGCTTGGCATATCGTCAGGTGATCGAAGGAAAGACTTTGAAGGGCTAGGCATCCCCATTATGGAGCGGAGCGAATGGTTTAGAAAAGCATTCGATTATTTCAAGCATGCTCTCTACAGTGAATATCCAGAGGTCGAATCCGATTTCGGAAAGCTCCACAAGTCTAACCTTGTGCCGAAACCTACTTCAAGGATTCCGACATTTATGACGGGATATTGCCAGCAGACTTTGGATTGGGTAGCCGAACACGGCGATGGCTGGATGTTCTATCCTCAAAGACCTGAACAGCAAGAGAAAACAATCCGAGAGTATCGGGAGAAGGTGAAGAAATACCACGGAAACGTCTTCCGTCCTTTCTTCATGCCGCTGCCTCTGGAGGTGACTGAAAACCCTGATCAAGAGGCAGAAAAAATTCCAGCTGGATACCGAATCGGGAGAAAACCTTTAATCAATCTCCTTGAGAACTATCGCAGTATCGGAGTTAACCACATCATGCTGGGCCTCTCTAAAAATAAACGGCCGGTCACAGAAATCATGCAAGAACTAGGAGAAGAAGTACTCCCCCACTTCTCGTTTTAA
- a CDS encoding BCCT family transporter has translation MKTKLIDWPTFIGALILLLGVTLPLILFPDAGKEFVSKANTFMTGNFGSLYMVMGIVILAFLLFVAFSKNGSIKLGDEGEKPEFNTFSWAAMLFAAGIGSSILYWGVIEWAYYYQGPPFGLTPESKEAIRWSTAYGIFHWGPIAWAIYTLPALPIAYFYYVRKKPVLKVSEAVRPVLGKSVDGPIGNIIDVLFMFGLLGGAGTTLALGTPMIAEGVKDLTGLPANLGMKAAIMVLCTLIFAISAYSGLKRGIKVLSDINIWLALFILAFVFVFGPTLFISEATINGLGIMADNFFKMATWMEPFGNFAEFEQTNFPESWTIFYWAWWLVYAPFVGLFVARISRGRTVRQMILGTIIYGTVGCVLFFGIMGNFGLYLQLTGEFDVISFMNDNGAPATIIEIINQLPLAKFMILVFTVLAIIFLATTFDSSSYILASVVQKNVEGEPLRWNRLFWAFALCLMPLALMFLGGLDTLQTASIVGGFPLIFIMFLLAWSFMKASNTDIRASDDYEPSTIHIERWKNRKGKKRKRSALEVLEEKDTDDKK, from the coding sequence TTGAAGACAAAATTGATTGACTGGCCTACGTTTATCGGTGCATTAATCTTACTCTTAGGCGTAACATTACCCTTAATTCTTTTCCCTGATGCAGGAAAGGAATTCGTTTCTAAAGCCAATACGTTTATGACGGGGAATTTTGGTTCTCTTTACATGGTTATGGGAATTGTTATTCTTGCTTTTCTACTTTTCGTTGCCTTTAGTAAAAATGGTTCGATTAAATTAGGGGACGAAGGAGAAAAACCTGAGTTCAATACTTTTTCCTGGGCAGCTATGTTATTTGCTGCCGGAATTGGTTCTAGTATCCTTTACTGGGGAGTTATCGAGTGGGCTTATTATTATCAAGGACCGCCATTCGGTTTGACTCCTGAATCTAAAGAGGCTATTCGCTGGTCAACTGCCTATGGAATTTTCCACTGGGGACCGATTGCCTGGGCGATTTATACATTACCGGCACTGCCGATTGCGTATTTCTATTATGTTCGAAAAAAACCAGTACTTAAAGTCAGTGAAGCTGTTCGTCCTGTACTTGGTAAATCGGTTGATGGCCCAATAGGAAACATTATTGACGTACTATTCATGTTCGGTTTGTTAGGTGGAGCGGGTACAACTTTAGCTCTAGGAACTCCAATGATTGCAGAGGGCGTTAAAGATCTTACAGGTCTACCGGCAAACTTAGGAATGAAAGCAGCGATCATGGTTCTATGTACATTGATCTTTGCTATAAGCGCTTATTCCGGGCTAAAACGAGGAATCAAAGTACTCAGTGATATAAATATTTGGCTGGCCCTGTTCATTCTTGCTTTCGTATTCGTGTTTGGGCCGACTTTATTCATCAGTGAGGCCACAATCAATGGTCTTGGAATTATGGCCGATAATTTCTTTAAAATGGCAACGTGGATGGAGCCATTCGGTAATTTTGCAGAATTTGAGCAGACGAATTTCCCAGAATCCTGGACGATCTTCTACTGGGCATGGTGGCTTGTTTATGCTCCATTTGTTGGTTTATTCGTTGCGAGAATCTCAAGAGGACGTACGGTTCGTCAGATGATTTTAGGTACGATTATTTATGGTACAGTCGGATGTGTGCTGTTCTTTGGAATTATGGGGAACTTCGGACTGTACTTGCAGCTTACCGGAGAATTTGATGTCATTTCATTTATGAATGATAACGGCGCCCCGGCTACAATCATTGAAATCATCAACCAGCTGCCGCTTGCTAAATTCATGATTTTAGTCTTCACTGTTCTGGCAATTATTTTCTTGGCGACAACATTCGACTCTTCTTCCTACATTCTTGCTTCCGTTGTTCAAAAGAATGTGGAAGGCGAACCACTTCGTTGGAACCGTTTGTTCTGGGCATTCGCTCTATGCTTAATGCCTTTAGCCCTCATGTTCCTGGGTGGTTTGGATACCTTGCAAACGGCGAGTATCGTTGGAGGTTTTCCATTAATCTTTATAATGTTCTTACTAGCCTGGTCATTTATGAAAGCTTCCAATACAGATATAAGAGCATCAGATGACTATGAGCCGAGTACGATTCATATCGAACGATGGAAAAACCGCAAAGGGAAAAAGAGAAAACGTTCTGCGCTTGAAGTTCTAGAAGAAAAAGATACGGATGATAAGAAATAA
- a CDS encoding GNAT family N-acetyltransferase, whose product MIREAKLKDAKDLSSLMNTLGYPSSEEEMSHRMKRILSKNDYMTYVYEEHGVCAGMIGMTYSVAYHTDEPHVRVISFVVDESKQGRGIGRSLMEKAEVWAKSRNAKTIMLNSGNRKERRDTHEIYKHYGFNSRATGFYKSL is encoded by the coding sequence ATGATCAGAGAAGCTAAGCTAAAAGATGCGAAGGATTTATCAAGTCTAATGAATACACTCGGGTATCCTTCCTCTGAAGAAGAGATGTCTCATCGCATGAAACGGATCCTTTCAAAAAATGATTATATGACCTATGTTTATGAAGAACATGGTGTATGTGCAGGAATGATTGGAATGACTTATAGTGTTGCTTACCATACAGACGAACCTCATGTACGCGTGATTTCTTTTGTAGTTGATGAAAGCAAACAAGGAAGAGGAATAGGGAGATCCTTGATGGAGAAAGCAGAAGTTTGGGCAAAAAGCAGAAATGCAAAAACGATCATGTTGAATAGCGGAAACCGTAAAGAAAGAAGAGATACCCATGAAATTTATAAGCACTATGGATTTAATAGTCGTGCGACAGGATTTTATAAAAGCTTATAA
- a CDS encoding DNA-3-methyladenine glycosylase family protein yields MWRETYKANSFYDFDYTLLRWQFDPLSHLDRKERWVDVPVKLESEQHVVRVQGHGTISNPSFEVIGDSIESKPQLLHHIESLFQWDKDLVKVHEHFLETNLEQLFLAHPGTPIVKDFHLFDCLMKVIIHQQLNMKFAHTLSTRFVHQFGTQKNGVWFYPTASQVAEIPYESLRELQFSQRKAEYVVDTSRKIVDGELNLEDLAKQPDEEVMKQLTKIRGIGPWTAENWLMFGLGRDDLLPKADIGIQNALKFYFQLDNKPDMDQMTNWSQEWSPYRSYASLTLWRSIEG; encoded by the coding sequence TTGTGGAGAGAAACTTATAAAGCAAATAGTTTTTATGATTTTGATTATACACTTTTGCGGTGGCAATTTGATCCATTGAGCCATTTAGATCGAAAGGAGCGGTGGGTGGACGTCCCTGTGAAGCTGGAAAGTGAACAGCATGTCGTTCGCGTTCAAGGTCACGGCACAATATCGAATCCTTCTTTTGAAGTCATAGGAGATAGTATTGAGTCTAAACCTCAGCTGCTTCATCACATTGAAAGTCTTTTTCAGTGGGACAAAGATTTAGTTAAAGTTCACGAGCATTTTCTTGAAACCAATTTAGAACAACTGTTTCTTGCTCATCCAGGTACGCCTATAGTCAAAGACTTTCACTTGTTCGATTGTCTAATGAAAGTGATCATTCACCAGCAGCTGAACATGAAATTTGCTCACACGCTGAGTACAAGGTTTGTTCATCAATTTGGTACGCAAAAAAATGGTGTTTGGTTTTACCCCACAGCAAGTCAAGTGGCAGAAATTCCATATGAATCTTTAAGGGAACTTCAATTCAGCCAACGAAAGGCAGAATATGTAGTGGATACATCACGAAAGATTGTTGATGGTGAATTGAACTTGGAAGACTTAGCAAAGCAGCCTGATGAAGAAGTGATGAAACAGTTAACAAAAATACGCGGCATCGGTCCATGGACAGCAGAAAATTGGCTGATGTTCGGATTAGGCCGAGATGATTTATTGCCAAAAGCAGACATTGGTATACAAAATGCTTTGAAGTTCTATTTTCAGTTAGATAATAAGCCTGATATGGATCAAATGACGAATTGGAGCCAGGAATGGAGCCCTTACAGGAGCTATGCTTCTTTAACACTTTGGCGAAGTATAGAAGGTTAA
- a CDS encoding PAS domain-containing sensor histidine kinase: protein MIRERYSDQVHSGEILDVLSMNGTPACLLDLRMQRVTLNQEMQNTLHIDDDDLSFAAWIQAFNSTAQSGLQQVLHRLLTEGLRETSVQLTDQNNSRKYHCKLVHLTNGQIAFSLKPLEESFTNPNASKSSSYANIIDKTGQTHSYSFRRPILDEGSAQLRASQDSQLRQRMSDIIDKFPHGLAIINQEWEITYANAMMEKVTGIDFEYASNQRLWDIFPIDEYYNFFQNYLRAMENKETVEFEGFIKETRCVVHVTVYPTDLGVTVFLQDVTQYKKHLQALKDSEERFAILANNIKDVFWIADPQFEEFHYISPSFQNMFGVSRRDALSNPNSLDQVVHEEDLEKVKVSLSLMKTQRHQVEYRIKTVQGEQKWIRTRGFPVENAGTLYVLGIHEDITECREMNKLKEKSQQLSTITQMSAGIAHEIKNPLTAIKGFLQIGAANPELRDNYQEIILDEVNRIEAIVQDFMMLSKPKSSIQMEEVEADEVLSYVLRLLEPEAQDKNVFLRSEKMHLEETILTEPKRLNQILINLVKNAIDAVDDGGEVMVHSEVLRNELTLSVSDNGPGLTAQELAKIGEPFFTTKEKGTGLGVMVTKKIVADLNGTISYKSKKGEGTTVTVKLPRQP, encoded by the coding sequence GTGATAAGAGAGAGGTATTCTGACCAAGTTCATAGCGGGGAAATCTTAGATGTTCTAAGTATGAATGGGACTCCAGCATGTTTACTGGATTTGCGTATGCAAAGAGTTACGCTGAATCAGGAAATGCAAAACACTCTTCACATTGATGACGATGATTTGTCATTTGCAGCGTGGATTCAAGCATTCAACTCTACAGCACAGAGTGGGCTGCAGCAAGTTTTACATCGCCTTTTGACTGAAGGGTTACGCGAGACATCTGTTCAGTTGACGGACCAGAATAACTCCCGGAAGTATCACTGTAAATTGGTACATCTGACAAATGGACAAATCGCCTTTTCACTCAAGCCTCTAGAAGAATCGTTTACTAATCCCAACGCTAGCAAAAGTAGCAGCTATGCAAACATTATCGATAAAACAGGACAAACACATTCGTATTCTTTTCGCAGGCCGATCCTTGATGAGGGAAGTGCGCAACTTAGAGCATCGCAGGACTCTCAGCTCAGGCAACGTATGTCAGACATTATAGACAAGTTTCCGCATGGGTTAGCTATTATCAATCAAGAATGGGAAATCACCTATGCGAACGCAATGATGGAAAAGGTAACAGGTATCGATTTTGAATATGCAAGTAACCAACGTTTATGGGATATTTTCCCGATTGATGAATACTATAATTTCTTTCAAAACTATCTTAGAGCCATGGAAAATAAGGAAACCGTTGAATTCGAAGGGTTTATCAAGGAAACGAGATGTGTTGTCCATGTGACGGTTTATCCAACAGACTTAGGAGTCACCGTATTTCTCCAGGACGTGACTCAATACAAAAAACACCTTCAAGCCCTTAAAGATTCCGAAGAGCGTTTTGCCATCCTTGCTAACAATATCAAAGATGTTTTTTGGATTGCAGATCCGCAATTTGAGGAGTTTCATTACATCAGTCCCTCTTTTCAAAATATGTTCGGAGTTTCTAGAAGAGATGCTCTTTCAAACCCGAACTCCCTCGATCAGGTCGTCCACGAGGAGGACTTGGAAAAAGTGAAAGTCTCTCTCTCCTTGATGAAGACACAACGTCATCAGGTTGAGTACCGCATTAAGACGGTTCAAGGGGAACAGAAGTGGATACGAACGAGAGGATTTCCTGTGGAAAATGCTGGAACATTATATGTCCTGGGCATTCATGAAGACATTACCGAATGCAGGGAAATGAATAAGCTTAAAGAAAAATCACAGCAGCTTTCCACTATTACACAAATGTCAGCCGGTATTGCGCACGAGATTAAAAATCCATTAACCGCTATTAAAGGATTCTTACAGATCGGTGCGGCCAACCCTGAATTAAGAGATAATTATCAGGAGATTATTTTAGATGAAGTTAACCGTATAGAAGCTATCGTTCAGGATTTTATGATGCTTTCAAAACCTAAGTCATCCATACAAATGGAAGAGGTTGAAGCGGATGAGGTTCTGTCTTATGTGCTGAGACTGCTGGAGCCAGAAGCACAAGACAAAAACGTTTTTCTCAGAAGTGAGAAAATGCATTTGGAAGAGACGATTCTAACAGAACCTAAACGTTTGAATCAGATTCTGATCAATCTAGTGAAAAACGCGATTGATGCGGTGGACGATGGCGGAGAAGTCATGGTACATTCGGAAGTTCTAAGAAATGAGCTAACGCTTTCCGTTAGTGATAATGGTCCTGGTTTAACAGCTCAAGAACTTGCTAAGATTGGTGAGCCATTCTTTACCACAAAAGAAAAAGGAACCGGTTTAGGCGTTATGGTAACGAAGAAAATCGTCGCTGACTTGAACGGTACAATTTCCTATAAAAGTAAAAAAGGTGAAGGGACTACAGTCACGGTCAAATTACCTCGCCAGCCTTAA
- a CDS encoding YitT family protein — protein MLKKLWSFLLMNIGALAVAVNVHFFLSPNDLATGGVSGLSIVMNRVLPDLSLGLIMLILNIILFVVGIIFLGFQFGAKTIYASFALSFMVWGLEAYFPMQEALSNDILIQLIIGQIIAASGMAIVFHQGASTGGTDIIAMILHKYFSVDVGKGVLFSDIAIAVSSIFIFGPAVGMYAFFGVILNGLVIDYTLQQFDNNKEIVIISQESEQVRNFIVHQLGRGATIHHAKGAFNQEDKEVITTILNRKDYTRLKRYMTDVDRRAFITVHSMNEILGQNFKRLA, from the coding sequence ATGCTTAAGAAATTATGGTCATTTCTACTAATGAATATCGGAGCTCTGGCGGTGGCAGTAAATGTTCATTTCTTCCTATCTCCTAACGATTTAGCTACTGGTGGAGTCAGCGGTCTTTCCATTGTTATGAATAGAGTACTTCCTGATCTATCCTTAGGGTTGATCATGCTTATATTGAACATTATCTTGTTTGTCGTCGGTATTATCTTTTTAGGGTTCCAATTTGGTGCTAAAACGATTTATGCAAGTTTTGCATTATCCTTTATGGTTTGGGGGCTTGAAGCCTATTTTCCCATGCAAGAGGCTTTGAGTAATGACATTCTTATTCAGCTGATCATCGGTCAAATCATCGCAGCCTCCGGTATGGCCATTGTCTTTCATCAGGGAGCCTCTACAGGCGGAACAGATATTATTGCAATGATTCTTCATAAATATTTTTCTGTGGATGTAGGAAAAGGTGTCTTATTCTCTGACATTGCCATTGCTGTATCTTCCATCTTCATTTTCGGTCCGGCCGTTGGTATGTATGCCTTCTTTGGTGTCATCCTAAACGGATTAGTGATCGATTATACACTGCAGCAATTCGATAACAATAAAGAGATTGTTATCATCAGCCAGGAAAGTGAACAAGTACGAAACTTTATTGTTCACCAATTGGGGCGTGGAGCTACTATCCATCATGCCAAAGGGGCATTCAATCAAGAAGATAAAGAAGTCATTACAACGATCCTGAACCGCAAAGATTATACTCGTCTAAAAAGATATATGACAGATGTAGACCGTCGGGCCTTCATAACTGTGCATTCCATGAACGAAATCCTTGGTCAAAACTTTAAACGACTCGCTTAA
- a CDS encoding cupin domain-containing protein produces MNDTFESFVFEDDGYFPNHPYLPALIYRKVLEGNAEDCEKLFHDHQWSNTWVGDVFHYHHYHSRTHETLAVLNGAATLSLGGPNGKAVDVEKGDLLILPAGVGHKNEGATEDFQVMGAYPFGESFDLKTGEKHEYEQAKKEIPEASFPKADPVLGENGPLMEVWNS; encoded by the coding sequence ATGAACGATACATTTGAGAGCTTTGTTTTTGAAGATGATGGATATTTCCCCAATCACCCTTATCTACCTGCATTAATTTATCGGAAGGTGTTAGAAGGAAACGCTGAGGATTGTGAAAAATTGTTTCATGATCATCAGTGGTCTAATACGTGGGTCGGTGATGTGTTTCATTATCACCATTATCATAGCCGAACTCACGAAACACTGGCTGTCCTGAATGGAGCAGCTACGCTTTCTCTTGGCGGTCCTAATGGAAAAGCCGTAGATGTAGAGAAAGGGGATCTTTTGATTCTTCCTGCTGGGGTAGGCCATAAAAATGAAGGTGCTACAGAGGATTTTCAAGTCATGGGCGCTTACCCATTCGGTGAATCGTTTGACTTGAAAACGGGAGAAAAACATGAGTATGAGCAAGCAAAAAAAGAGATTCCTGAAGCCTCTTTTCCAAAAGCCGATCCGGTCTTAGGAGAGAATGGGCCACTCATGGAAGTCTGGAACTCCTAG